One genomic region from Methanomassiliicoccales archaeon encodes:
- a CDS encoding IS5 family transposase, translated as MSFAETLKTFLRLPLRQLEGFLQALACVIGFQVPDYTTLWHRECQSQVHLPMVDLCGSGWTLAVDSTGIKVSDRGEWMREKWHVHRGWIKVHMCVEVGSGSIVGLMVSDEKASDAPFLPALVEQAGRLLPGRIPRVLADGGYDTYDNFGYLAGRKQVIKMRKNASTKRHGHSSARPKAVRERNDLGEEDWKIKRGYNMRWKVETMFSAVKRKVGEPVRSKRPDLAQKQAERMFVQYSKLKEATG; from the coding sequence ATCAGCTTCGCCGAGACATTGAAGACCTTCCTCCGGCTGCCGTTGCGGCAGCTGGAAGGATTCCTCCAAGCTCTTGCCTGCGTCATCGGATTCCAGGTGCCCGACTACACCACACTTTGGCACCGAGAGTGCCAAAGCCAGGTCCACCTACCGATGGTGGACCTTTGTGGTTCCGGCTGGACCCTGGCCGTCGATTCAACCGGTATAAAAGTGAGCGATCGGGGCGAGTGGATGCGGGAGAAATGGCATGTGCACCGCGGCTGGATCAAGGTGCACATGTGCGTCGAGGTCGGCTCCGGATCGATCGTGGGTCTCATGGTCAGCGACGAGAAGGCCAGTGACGCACCGTTCCTGCCTGCCCTGGTGGAGCAGGCTGGACGCCTGCTCCCGGGCCGGATCCCCCGGGTGCTGGCAGACGGCGGATACGACACCTATGACAACTTCGGTTATCTTGCTGGACGCAAGCAGGTCATCAAGATGCGGAAGAACGCCAGCACCAAACGTCACGGTCATTCCTCGGCACGGCCCAAGGCCGTGCGGGAGAGGAATGACCTGGGTGAGGAAGATTGGAAGATCAAGCGAGGTTACAACATGCGGTGGAAGGTCGAGACGATGTTCTCTGCCGTGAAAAGGAAGGTAGGCGAGCCGGTCAGGTCTAAACGACCTGACCTCGCCCAGAAACAGGCGGAACGAATGTTCGTCCAGTACTCGAAGTTGAAGGAGGCGACAGGGTAG